The Geothrix sp. DNA segment CTCACCGATGGGTTCGTGCGCAGCATCCACCTGGAACGCCCCTTCTACGCCCTGGACACGCCGTGGTCCACCGGGTTGGCCCTGTCGCAGAGCCACTCCAGCCTCTACCTCTACGACCAGGGCCTCCAGGTGTTCCAGGCCCCCTTCGTCCAGAACGAGGTCCGCCTGTCCGGCGCCTGGCTGGTGCATGAATCAGAGAACCGGGTCTGGCGGGCCGGCCTGCTCCTGAAACGCCAGGACACCAGCTATGGCCTCATCACCCAGACGAACCCCCTGGGCACCCTGCCAGCGCCAGTCCTGACCGATCGGCGGCTCCGTGGCGCCGGGGTGACCCTGGCCACCCAGGAGGACGCCTTCGAGGAATTCGAGAACCTGTCGGGCATGGACAGCCCCGAGGACTACAACCTGGCCTGGACGGGCGATCTGGAACTGGGGAACTACAGCCGCGCCTGCGGGTCCACCATGAATGCCCCCTTCTTCAAGGTCCAGGTGGCCAAGGGCTGGTCCTCCTCCAGTGAGAACCTCACCCTCCTGACGGCCTCCTGGGATGGCCGGGGGCCCGCCACCGGCCTGGAAGACAGCCGCCTGGCCCTCGCCCTGGTGAGGTACCACAAGCTGACCGAGCACCAGATCCTGGCTGGCCTCGTGGCCGTGGACAGGGCCCGGCGCCCGGACCCCGAACACTGGTACTACCTGGGTGGGGACCAGGGCATGCGCGGCTTCCCCAACCAGCTGCATCCCGGGGACGCCCGCTGGCTGGCTTCTTTCGACTACCGGCTGCTGACGGAACAGCGCTGGTGGGGTCTCGTGCGGCTGGGGTACAGCGCCTTCGTGGACCTGGGCTCTGTCCGCCGGATCGATGGACAAGGGTGGTCCCGCACCTACTCCGACGTGGGGATCGGGCTCCGGCTGGGGAACCTCAAGAGCTCCGTGGGCCGCGTGATCCTGCTGAGCGTGGCCGTGCCCCTGAACCGCGAACCCTACCAGGCCCGCTGGCAGTTCACCGTCGGCAACGCCATGCGGTTCTGATCCCGACCGGGTGATGGGAGGGCCCAGCCCGCCGGGGCAAGGCCTTCGAATTGAAGGAAGGTCGCTCCAGAATGATGGACCGATTCCTGGGCATCGGCGGCGGCAGTGAACTTAATTGCCTTTGAGTAAGCTCTTTATGGTTCGGAACGGAACGTGCTGCATCTCCTCCGGGAGGATCTCACACCGGAAGGGCGCAGCCTCCATGCCGAGGCTCAGCTTCTCACCCCCGGCCATCGACGCCGCAAGCCCGATTCCACCCAGAGGTCCACCGGCGTTCTCTTCCCGAGAATGCCAACTTCACTTTCAGCGAAACGATGTGTCCTGCGACACACACTGCAGATACATCCACCCCTATTTCCGCGGCGACGGGATTCCATGCGGGATGGGCGTATAAGTAGTCGAGGTGCTGCTTGCATCTTCGGCCTCGCGATCCGCACGTTTTTCGCGGTTTCCCAGAGGTTGGCCGTGCCCAAGATTGTCCTCTCTCCCGCCCTTGCGCCGCCTACCCTGGAGGGGGGAGAGGACCTTTCCCGAACCCGCCCGGGGGGCCTGAAAGCCTCGTCCCGGACCTACGCCACCCTGGCCATGGCGATCCTCCTGGCCGCCCTCCTGATCATCCCGTCCTTCTGGGTGTTCATCCAGGTCAAGGGGGCCGCCAAGGCTCGCAGGCATGCCTACGAGGTCATCGTCCAGGCGCAGACCCTGCTGACGGCCCTGAGCGATGCCGAAACCAGCCAGCGCGGCTTCGTGCTGACCGGAGACGAGGCCTTTCTGAGCCCCCATGCAGCCGCTCGAGACGGTGTTCACCGGCAGCTGGACGAGCTTGGCTTGCTTGCCCGAACGGGTGCGGCCCGCGCCCACCTCGCGGCGCTGAAGCCCCTGGTGGATGCGAAGCTGGCCGAGCTGTCCAGGGTCATCGAGTTGCGCCGCGCCCACCAGGTGAAGGCGGCGGTGGCGGTCGTGGCGGAAGGCCAGGGCAGGCGCCTGATGGATGCC contains these protein-coding regions:
- a CDS encoding BamA/TamA family outer membrane protein is translated as MNGLRRLGACLAMTLVSLAVPLRAAARPAKPWSALEARKATIGKIDVEIGDVFDLAKPEEDIWVGRLANHLHASTRETVIRRVLLFAEGEPVRERRIRETERLLRALPFVKQARIDPVVQPDGSVVAVVKVRDAWTTQLNVGYTHVGGQHAMNLGLDEKNFLGSGKSVTYDLSKDHERSTWGLAYGDPQLFGSRWTLAAHTQYLTDGFVRSIHLERPFYALDTPWSTGLALSQSHSSLYLYDQGLQVFQAPFVQNEVRLSGAWLVHESENRVWRAGLLLKRQDTSYGLITQTNPLGTLPAPVLTDRRLRGAGVTLATQEDAFEEFENLSGMDSPEDYNLAWTGDLELGNYSRACGSTMNAPFFKVQVAKGWSSSSENLTLLTASWDGRGPATGLEDSRLALALVRYHKLTEHQILAGLVAVDRARRPDPEHWYYLGGDQGMRGFPNQLHPGDARWLASFDYRLLTEQRWWGLVRLGYSAFVDLGSVRRIDGQGWSRTYSDVGIGLRLGNLKSSVGRVILLSVAVPLNREPYQARWQFTVGNAMRF